In the Bacillus shivajii genome, one interval contains:
- the rbsK gene encoding ribokinase, producing MGNILVIGSLNVDLVSKVPHLPKVGETILSTDFHQSYGGKGANQAVAAANLGANVSMIGKVGTDENGKGLINSLVQAGVSTYGLKQDGTTGMAFINVDGKGDNQIVIVPGANDQLIISDIDEMKSLIEQSDYILIQLEIPLDVVEYSINLAVDMGKEVILNPAPMQEVPNEILRNLYALIPNETELQALTGKPVATIQEIAVAAKHLQAKGVGRIIVTMGSRGSYLINDDEERLIPAYQVNAVDATAAGDAYIAAFAVGKTKGLSDREAAEFANKTSAIVVTRKGAQTALPTLEEVEQF from the coding sequence TTGGGGAATATTCTCGTTATTGGTAGTTTGAATGTGGATCTTGTTTCAAAAGTACCACATTTGCCGAAAGTTGGTGAAACGATTTTAAGTACAGATTTTCATCAAAGTTATGGGGGAAAAGGAGCAAATCAAGCTGTAGCAGCCGCAAATCTGGGGGCTAACGTCTCTATGATCGGTAAGGTAGGTACAGATGAAAATGGTAAAGGACTTATTAATAGTTTAGTCCAAGCCGGAGTTTCAACCTATGGTTTAAAACAAGATGGTACAACAGGTATGGCTTTTATAAACGTAGATGGCAAAGGTGACAACCAGATCGTCATTGTTCCAGGTGCTAATGATCAACTAATAATCTCTGATATAGATGAGATGAAAAGCCTAATCGAACAGAGCGACTATATATTAATTCAGTTAGAAATTCCACTAGATGTCGTAGAATATTCGATTAATTTAGCAGTTGACATGGGCAAAGAAGTCATCCTTAACCCTGCACCTATGCAGGAAGTCCCAAACGAAATATTACGTAACCTATACGCACTTATTCCGAATGAAACTGAATTACAAGCCCTTACAGGCAAGCCGGTTGCAACCATACAGGAGATCGCAGTCGCTGCTAAACATTTGCAGGCAAAAGGGGTAGGGAGAATTATTGTGACGATGGGGAGTCGAGGTTCCTATTTAATTAATGATGACGAAGAAAGGTTAATCCCGGCATATCAAGTAAATGCCGTTGATGCGACTGCAGCAGGAGATGCTTATATAGCTGCATTTGCAGTTGGAAAAACAAAGGGACTGAGCGATCGAGAAGCTGCTGAGTTTGCGAATAAAACTTCAGCGATTGTTGTCACTAGAAAAGGTGCACAAACTGCATTGCCTACTTTAGAAGAAGTTGAACAGTTTTAA
- a CDS encoding carbohydrate ABC transporter permease encodes MKMLKNISTPYLFLLPAITGLILFKIYPIFSAFIQSLYTMEFLTAELKFVGIANYLSLYTDPVFWNSLKVTLWFNLLINPLQIVLAFALAILLNYKIRSIAFFRGVNFIPVCVSIPTAAILWDIMMSPEQGVINSILISLNLDPQPFLASESQALGSLIAIASWRGVGYWALFFLAGLQEVPRSLYEAASIDGASRWQKFKNVTYPMMKRPLTFVVVSVTVANMLLFSPMYILTNGGPNQSTNVLMLESYNSAFLYSNMGRASAIVVTILILTIIIITVQFKLLRPKH; translated from the coding sequence ATGAAAATGCTAAAAAATATATCAACACCATACTTATTTTTGTTACCAGCAATTACAGGTTTAATTTTATTCAAAATTTATCCTATATTTAGTGCATTCATACAGAGTTTATACACAATGGAGTTTTTAACAGCTGAATTAAAATTTGTAGGGATTGCAAATTATCTCTCACTTTATACTGATCCTGTTTTTTGGAATTCACTAAAAGTTACTTTATGGTTTAATTTACTCATCAATCCACTTCAGATTGTTCTCGCTTTTGCTTTGGCAATCTTATTAAATTATAAAATTAGATCAATTGCATTTTTTCGTGGCGTAAATTTTATCCCTGTTTGTGTTTCAATCCCTACAGCTGCAATATTGTGGGATATTATGATGAGTCCCGAACAAGGTGTTATTAACTCAATATTAATTTCACTTAACTTGGACCCACAGCCATTTTTAGCTAGTGAATCACAGGCACTTGGTTCACTCATAGCAATTGCATCTTGGAGAGGTGTAGGATACTGGGCATTATTTTTTCTAGCTGGACTTCAAGAAGTACCTAGATCTTTATATGAAGCAGCTTCGATTGATGGAGCTAGCCGTTGGCAAAAATTTAAAAATGTTACTTATCCAATGATGAAGCGTCCATTAACGTTTGTTGTTGTATCAGTAACCGTAGCTAATATGTTACTTTTTTCCCCCATGTATATATTAACCAATGGCGGACCGAATCAAAGTACAAATGTACTTATGCTTGAGAGTTATAATAGCGCATTTCTTTACTCGAATATGGGAAGAGCTTCAGCGATCGTAGTTACAATTTTAATCTTGACTATTATCATTATTACCGTCCAATTTAAGTTATTAAGACCTAAGCATTAA
- a CDS encoding SurA N-terminal domain-containing protein: protein MKKKWFLSLSLATLVAVSTACGDVDETEEGNNEGIDTQEEEPAEDSEAAIGGAEDEMPQPDLDGIPDVVAEVNGEEILRDEFVTAYEGQYMQAMMQAQMTGQEIDEEQLKAQIADSMVGQQLLIQEAERSSIEVSDEEVNALLAELAAQNGLGSEEEFLAALEEQGMSEEEVMTQIELQVKIDEVIANEAGNIELTDEELEEAYDMMVAQQSQMGEEAEAEMPSFEEMKPEIEQQLMMQKEAEVTQALVERLREDADVTVHL, encoded by the coding sequence TTGAAGAAAAAATGGTTTTTAAGTTTATCACTTGCTACACTTGTGGCGGTATCAACTGCATGTGGTGATGTTGATGAGACAGAAGAAGGAAATAACGAAGGCATAGATACGCAGGAGGAAGAGCCTGCTGAAGATAGCGAAGCAGCAATAGGAGGCGCAGAGGATGAAATGCCTCAGCCCGACTTAGATGGAATTCCTGATGTTGTTGCAGAAGTAAATGGAGAAGAGATCTTGCGAGATGAGTTTGTCACTGCTTATGAAGGGCAGTATATGCAAGCGATGATGCAAGCACAAATGACAGGTCAAGAGATTGACGAAGAACAATTAAAAGCACAAATTGCTGATAGTATGGTTGGACAACAGCTTCTTATTCAAGAGGCAGAAAGATCTAGCATAGAAGTTTCAGACGAAGAGGTGAATGCCCTACTTGCTGAATTGGCTGCACAAAATGGACTTGGGTCAGAGGAAGAGTTCCTTGCTGCATTAGAGGAACAAGGCATGAGTGAAGAGGAAGTTATGACTCAAATCGAACTTCAAGTTAAAATTGACGAAGTGATTGCAAATGAAGCAGGTAACATTGAGCTAACAGACGAAGAGCTAGAAGAAGCTTATGATATGATGGTTGCACAGCAATCACAAATGGGTGAAGAAGCTGAAGCAGAAATGCCATCATTTGAAGAAATGAAGCCAGAGATTGAACAACAATTAATGATGCAAAAAGAAGCTGAAGTAACTCAAGCGCTAGTTGAAAGACTTCGTGAAGATGCTGACGTGACGGTGCATCTATAA
- a CDS encoding LacI family DNA-binding transcriptional regulator, which produces MNITIKDIAKRANVSITTVSRVINNQDGIGSDTRRKILEIIEEVGYRPNSIARSMVTKQTKTIGLIIPDVRNPFFPELVRGVEDIVNQSNYSVFLYNTDGNESKELESLRLIKEKKVDGIVYMCTYGKANRKFQDVVSQSDIPVVLLDRGLDNKMFHGVYVNNEKAGYIATKHLIDLHHNKIGCITGPDHIMNSKERLNGYLKALTESEIKVDKNLIVPGDYQMEGGYIAAKELLVQEKVTAIFALNDLMAFGVYQAATELGVRIPDDLSVVGFDNLKYNKLLNPKLTTIDQLAYQMGEVAAKMLLRQINKGRDIVQHSIYLEPELIVRNSTKENTIC; this is translated from the coding sequence ATGAATATTACGATAAAAGATATTGCAAAAAGAGCTAATGTTTCTATAACTACAGTATCGAGAGTAATTAATAATCAAGATGGTATTGGTAGCGACACTCGGAGAAAAATATTAGAAATCATTGAAGAAGTAGGGTATCGTCCTAATTCGATTGCTAGAAGTATGGTAACGAAGCAAACGAAAACGATAGGGCTAATTATTCCAGATGTTCGTAACCCATTTTTTCCTGAGTTAGTCAGAGGGGTAGAAGATATTGTAAACCAATCAAATTACAGTGTGTTTTTGTACAATACTGACGGAAACGAATCGAAAGAATTGGAATCTTTAAGATTGATAAAAGAAAAAAAAGTAGACGGTATTGTATATATGTGTACTTATGGAAAAGCAAATAGGAAATTTCAAGATGTCGTGAGTCAATCTGATATACCGGTTGTTCTATTGGACCGAGGGTTAGATAACAAAATGTTTCACGGGGTATACGTGAACAATGAGAAGGCAGGATATATTGCTACAAAGCATTTAATAGATTTACATCATAATAAAATTGGATGTATTACAGGTCCTGACCATATTATGAACTCGAAAGAACGACTTAATGGATATTTGAAAGCCCTTACTGAATCCGAGATTAAAGTTGATAAGAATCTCATTGTACCTGGTGATTACCAAATGGAGGGGGGATATATAGCAGCAAAAGAATTACTAGTTCAAGAAAAAGTCACCGCCATTTTTGCATTAAATGACTTAATGGCTTTCGGTGTATATCAAGCTGCTACAGAATTAGGGGTACGAATACCAGATGATTTATCTGTTGTAGGCTTTGATAACCTCAAATATAACAAGCTATTAAACCCTAAGCTAACAACAATTGATCAGTTAGCATATCAAATGGGGGAAGTTGCTGCAAAAATGCTACTAAGACAAATAAATAAAGGTAGAGACATCGTTCAACATTCCATTTATTTAGAGCCTGAACTAATTGTTCGTAATAGCACTAAAGAGAATACGATCTGTTAA
- a CDS encoding carbohydrate ABC transporter permease: protein MRKKSGFPWLIYLIHVLIAFIVIMPLAFGFVSSFRHLDDIFRYMSPITWRTFIPTDLTLDAYINLFSVRGFGRVLFNTFFVTTATIIFGLFVCSMAAFALSVFEFKGRNVLFVLVLLTFMIPEEVIAIPLYSLVNSLGWINTYYALIVPGIANGLVIFLYRQFFMDIPKPLLEAARMDGASWFRIYFNIVLPLSKPVTVTAALLFFIQQWESFMWPLIATRTQEFRVIQVALSDLRTETGTYWNELFAAALISIIIPVLILLPLQRYFVQGITNTSTKD, encoded by the coding sequence ATGCGTAAAAAGTCTGGGTTTCCTTGGTTGATTTATTTAATCCATGTTCTAATAGCGTTCATCGTTATAATGCCTTTAGCCTTTGGTTTTGTGTCATCATTCCGACACTTAGATGATATTTTTAGATATATGTCACCTATAACGTGGAGGACCTTTATACCTACTGATTTAACGTTGGATGCTTATATTAATCTATTTTCTGTTCGAGGTTTTGGTAGAGTCTTATTTAATACTTTTTTTGTAACGACAGCAACGATCATTTTTGGTTTGTTTGTTTGCTCCATGGCTGCGTTTGCGTTAAGTGTATTTGAGTTTAAGGGGAGAAATGTGTTATTTGTGTTAGTTTTGCTTACATTTATGATTCCAGAAGAGGTCATTGCGATTCCATTATATAGCTTAGTAAACAGCCTTGGCTGGATCAACACTTACTATGCTTTGATTGTACCAGGTATTGCAAATGGACTTGTAATCTTTTTGTATCGACAGTTTTTTATGGATATCCCCAAGCCCTTGTTAGAGGCTGCTAGAATGGATGGAGCATCATGGTTTAGGATTTACTTTAATATTGTCTTACCGTTATCAAAACCCGTCACAGTAACTGCTGCTTTACTTTTCTTTATTCAGCAATGGGAATCATTCATGTGGCCGTTAATTGCGACAAGAACGCAAGAATTCAGAGTTATTCAAGTAGCTTTAAGTGACCTGAGGACTGAGACAGGAACTTATTGGAATGAATTGTTTGCTGCAGCACTCATTTCTATTATCATTCCAGTTCTCATTTTGTTACCGTTACAACGTTATTTTGTTCAAGGGATTACCAATACAAGTACAAAAGATTAA
- a CDS encoding sugar ABC transporter substrate-binding protein, translating to MKSTSKFIVFLSIFMIIALIVGCSGGEEEVDSGDSEETAGANDSTGTSGDTEESQTVNLLAHSNYEVGLNAVIEAFENENPNIEVNLELAPFNELMETIEIRLSAQSSDIDLLFVDAPLVANYTLKGYLEPLDELLGSSAKENWVTSAVETVTYNDEIMAAPMNNSSQVLFYNKRLFEENDIPFPGEEERLTWEEITDIAKQLTDRDEGVYGFTFDRLDRAYQLLPLADSLGASMLSEDGLTSKGYTNSSEAVEAFTFYYNLFNEWGISPRINEEESIDYFTSERVAMFLGLSHGLPRLLDSNVDFGVTLHPYFEGGEVATPTGSWSIGISKFSENKDPSAKFLEYLTLGDGADVMFEEGATLPVHVDLINEINDDPMYDEFPNNVLRMAARESEETASPRPLTPGYLEWDTNMNRALQDIKNGTDPQVALDSIVDVIDNLLIRYE from the coding sequence ATGAAATCCACATCAAAATTCATAGTATTTTTAAGTATTTTTATGATCATCGCTCTGATCGTTGGATGTTCTGGAGGAGAAGAAGAGGTCGATAGTGGTGATTCAGAAGAAACAGCTGGAGCAAATGATTCAACTGGAACTAGTGGAGACACAGAAGAATCACAAACGGTTAACTTACTTGCGCACTCTAACTATGAAGTTGGTTTGAATGCAGTGATTGAAGCATTTGAAAATGAAAATCCTAATATTGAGGTTAACCTAGAACTTGCTCCATTTAATGAGTTAATGGAAACGATTGAAATAAGACTGTCCGCTCAATCATCAGATATCGATTTATTGTTTGTTGATGCTCCCTTAGTTGCCAATTATACACTAAAAGGCTATCTCGAGCCGTTAGATGAGTTACTAGGTTCTAGTGCAAAAGAAAATTGGGTCACTTCAGCTGTAGAGACGGTAACATATAATGACGAAATTATGGCTGCACCAATGAACAATTCAAGTCAAGTTCTCTTCTATAATAAACGCCTATTCGAAGAAAATGACATCCCGTTTCCTGGTGAAGAGGAGCGGTTAACATGGGAAGAAATTACAGATATAGCAAAACAACTGACAGATAGAGATGAAGGTGTATATGGTTTTACATTTGACCGGTTAGACCGAGCTTACCAATTACTTCCTTTAGCTGATAGTTTAGGAGCCTCTATGCTTAGTGAAGATGGACTTACTTCAAAAGGGTATACAAACTCGTCTGAAGCTGTTGAAGCATTTACTTTCTATTATAATTTGTTCAACGAATGGGGTATTAGTCCGAGGATCAATGAAGAAGAATCTATTGATTATTTTACATCAGAAAGGGTTGCGATGTTCCTGGGCTTATCTCATGGTTTACCAAGACTACTAGATAGTAACGTCGACTTTGGTGTAACGTTACACCCTTATTTTGAGGGAGGAGAAGTGGCGACTCCGACAGGGTCATGGAGCATCGGTATATCTAAATTCTCTGAGAATAAAGACCCGTCCGCAAAGTTCTTAGAGTATTTAACATTAGGTGATGGAGCAGATGTCATGTTTGAAGAAGGAGCTACGTTACCTGTACATGTTGATTTGATCAATGAAATTAATGATGACCCGATGTATGATGAGTTTCCGAATAATGTACTGCGTATGGCAGCGCGTGAATCAGAAGAAACAGCGTCACCACGACCGCTTACACCTGGATATTTGGAATGGGATACAAACATGAACAGAGCATTACAAGATATAAAGAATGGTACTGATCCGCAGGTTGCACTTGATAGCATTGTTGATGTTATAGATAATTTGCTAATTAGATACGAATAG
- a CDS encoding nucleoside hydrolase translates to MMKRELIFDCDPGHDDAMALLLALSSDALDVKLITTSAGNQTQEKTLKNTQKLLSFIGLNDIEIAKGAEKPLVRDLIIADNIHGESGLDGADLGVPTFNISERSALDAMKDVLIKADQKITIVATGPLTNVAILLTSYPELKGKIDCISLMGGAGFGGNWTPTAEFNIFVDPEAADIVFRSGVPIIMSGLDVTSNAKLLPKDIDRIAEVGNETSEIMASLLRYFSVHSPPYYISKDGYFKGAHMHDPCAVAYLIQPDLFSGVECHVAVETAGKLTTGATVVDINHRSGKDKNAKVLFDIDRKRFVDLLVSAIQYFR, encoded by the coding sequence ATGATGAAAAGAGAATTAATCTTTGACTGTGACCCAGGTCATGATGATGCAATGGCATTGCTGTTAGCTTTATCTTCTGATGCTTTAGACGTGAAGTTGATTACGACAAGTGCGGGGAACCAAACGCAAGAGAAAACATTAAAAAATACTCAAAAGCTACTTAGTTTTATAGGATTAAATGATATTGAAATAGCGAAGGGAGCAGAAAAACCATTAGTTCGTGACCTAATCATTGCAGATAACATCCATGGAGAATCTGGCTTAGATGGAGCGGATTTAGGGGTTCCTACTTTTAATATAAGCGAACGTTCTGCACTAGACGCAATGAAGGATGTGCTTATAAAAGCTGACCAAAAGATTACGATCGTTGCAACAGGCCCACTGACCAATGTCGCTATTTTATTAACCTCTTACCCAGAGCTAAAGGGAAAAATTGATTGTATTTCCTTAATGGGAGGAGCAGGATTCGGAGGGAACTGGACTCCTACAGCTGAGTTTAATATTTTCGTGGACCCTGAAGCTGCAGATATCGTTTTTCGTTCTGGTGTACCTATTATAATGAGCGGGTTAGATGTGACATCAAATGCAAAATTGTTGCCAAAAGATATCGATAGAATTGCAGAAGTGGGAAATGAAACTAGTGAGATTATGGCTTCATTATTAAGATATTTTTCAGTACATTCACCGCCATACTATATATCTAAGGATGGTTATTTCAAAGGGGCTCACATGCATGACCCTTGTGCAGTTGCTTACCTTATTCAACCGGATTTGTTTAGTGGGGTTGAGTGTCATGTTGCCGTGGAAACGGCAGGGAAGTTAACAACAGGAGCAACCGTCGTCGATATTAATCATCGCTCAGGTAAAGATAAAAATGCTAAAGTTTTGTTCGATATTGATCGTAAGCGTTTTGTTGATTTGCTCGTGTCAGCGATCCAATACTTTAGATAA
- the ltrA gene encoding group II intron reverse transcriptase/maturase: MERRVWYSLYDKVYKKANLVSAFYQVKKNKGAPGVDKVTIEGYEAKLEDNLEVLQQKLKGKRYRPKPVRRKMIDKDNGKKQRPLGIPAVEDRIVQASLRNVLEPIFEEEFLPCSYGFRPRISAHMALDKVTEHLRAGYHYVIDADLQSYFDTIPHDKLEQQIRKRVTDGSIIELIHRFLKAGVMVEDLYEDTPEGAPQGGVLSPLLSNIYLHQLDQLMTERGHRIVRFADDFIILCKSPKGAERVMRSVSRFLEKELSLTVNQEKTKVVDAMKEPFTFLGYEFIGNIRRIDPKKEVKFKERVREITRRNQTVDIQLLIQDKLNPYIRGWANYFRYGNVKNKFKEWDSWIRRRLRMVQLRSWRHIKNLHRLLRRKGWREENLRGIRMFAWRSSKSPMVHAALDNEFFSELGLVSLSSVHDERYL, from the coding sequence ATGGAAAGACGTGTATGGTACAGTTTGTACGACAAAGTGTACAAGAAAGCGAATCTAGTAAGTGCCTTTTATCAAGTAAAGAAGAACAAAGGTGCACCAGGGGTCGATAAAGTAACAATTGAAGGATATGAAGCAAAGCTGGAGGACAATCTAGAAGTGCTCCAACAGAAGCTAAAAGGTAAACGATATCGACCCAAACCTGTTCGACGAAAGATGATCGATAAAGATAATGGGAAGAAACAACGTCCACTAGGGATACCAGCGGTGGAAGATCGCATCGTACAAGCTTCTCTACGGAATGTATTGGAACCTATCTTCGAAGAAGAGTTTCTTCCGTGTAGTTATGGTTTCCGCCCAAGGATAAGTGCTCATATGGCTCTAGACAAAGTTACTGAACACTTGAGAGCAGGATACCATTATGTCATTGATGCCGATCTACAGTCCTACTTTGATACGATTCCACATGATAAATTGGAACAACAAATAAGGAAACGAGTGACGGATGGGTCTATTATCGAACTCATTCACCGTTTTCTCAAAGCAGGTGTCATGGTAGAGGATCTTTACGAAGATACTCCCGAGGGAGCTCCGCAAGGTGGTGTGTTAAGTCCGTTACTTTCGAACATCTACTTACATCAGCTTGATCAACTGATGACCGAACGTGGTCACCGTATCGTCCGCTTTGCGGATGATTTTATCATTCTTTGTAAAAGCCCAAAAGGTGCAGAAAGAGTCATGCGAAGTGTCTCAAGATTTCTTGAGAAAGAACTAAGTTTAACTGTCAATCAAGAGAAGACTAAAGTTGTCGACGCCATGAAAGAGCCATTTACATTCTTAGGGTATGAATTCATTGGCAATATTCGAAGAATAGACCCTAAGAAAGAGGTAAAATTCAAGGAGCGAGTGAGAGAAATTACTCGTAGGAACCAAACAGTTGATATCCAACTCCTTATCCAAGACAAGCTGAACCCCTACATTCGAGGTTGGGCAAATTATTTCCGCTACGGCAATGTGAAGAACAAATTCAAAGAGTGGGATAGTTGGATAAGAAGAAGGTTAAGAATGGTACAACTTAGAAGTTGGAGACATATAAAGAACCTCCATCGCCTTCTTAGAAGGAAGGGATGGAGGGAAGAAAACCTCAGAGGAATCCGTATGTTTGCTTGGCGAAGTTCCAAAAGTCCAATGGTTCATGCGGCGTTAGACAATGAGTTCTTTTCAGAGCTGGGACTCGTAAGTTTATCATCTGTTCATGATGAACGTTATCTCTAG